Genomic DNA from Roseburia intestinalis L1-82:
TCGCTGAATAGGAAAGTAACGCTGAACTTAAAAAGCCCAGCGTTGCTCCTTTGCCAATCTGACAGCATGCTGTCAGATTAATCATTTAAAAATCCCTTATAGTAACGAACACGCATCTGTGATTCGATCTGTTTTAATGTCTCAATGACAACACCTACGATAATGATGATAGATGTTCCACCGAACGATACATCTGCACCGAACACTCCGTTGAAGAAGATTGGAACAAATGCGATAAATGCAAGTGCTACTGCTCCTATAAATACGATGTAATTTAACATCCGGTTCAGATAATCACTGGTTGGTTTACCAGGTCTGATACCCGGAATAAATCCGCCGGCTTTCTTCATATTATTAGCAATCTCTAATGGATTGAATGTAATTGAAGTATAGAAGTAAGCGAAAGCAATGATGAGTACGATATATACCACCAGTCCGATGGAATAAACCGGCTCTTTTGGATTGCACCAGTTTGACTGGGACATTCCTTTTAAAATCTTGCTTCCGATACCGGTTCCGTTTCCTTTTCCAAGAAGACTTGCAATGATAACCGGTGTCTGCAACAGAGACTGTGCAAAGATAACCGGGATAACGCCGCCGGTATTAACCTTTAATGGGATATATGTTGACTGTCCGCCAACCTGTTTTCTTCCCTGAATCTTTTTGGAATACTGAACCGGAATTCTTCTCTCACCGCCCTGTAAGAATACGACAAATACGACCATTGCAACAATAATTGCAATAATGATCACTGCCGCAAGAATTCCCTTCGGTATGGATTTTCCTGTGATGAACTGCTGATACAGTGTACCCATATCATTTGGAACACGGGAGATGATGTTAATGGTAAGTACGATAGAGATACCATTTCCAACACCTTTTTCTGTAATACGTTCACCGATCCACATTAATACTGCTGATCCTGCAGTTAATGTGAAGATAACCATAATAATTGTAAGAATACCATCACTCTGCAGCATCTGACCTCTCTTAAAGCTGATTGCCATTGCAATCGCCTCGATCAAGGCAAGAGCTACCGTAAGATATCTGGTAATCTCTGCAATCTTTTTACGTCCTTCTTCTCCGTCACGCTGCATCTCTTCCAATTTTGGAATTGCGATAGTGAGAAGCTGCATAATAATGGATGAAGTAATATACGGTGTAATGTTCAATGCAAAGATTGACATGTTATAGAATGATCCACCGGTAATTGCATCAAAAAATCCCATTCCATCTGCGGTCTGACTTGCAAACCAGTTTGAAAACAGTTCATTGTTAACACCAGGAATCGGAAGCTGGCTTCCGATCCTGATTACAACTAACATGAGAAATGTAAAAATAATTCTGTTTCGAATATCTTTAATCTTGAATGCATTACGGAGTGTTTCCAGCATTAGATCACCTCTGCTTTTCCACCAAGAGCCTCAATTTTTTCTTTTGCAGCTGCGCTGAATGCATTTGCCTGAACGGTGAGTTTCTTAGTAAGTTCGCCATTACCCAGAATCTTAACTCCATCTCTAGGATTCTTAACGATACCAGCCTCGATTAATGTTTCTACTGAAACAACGGAATCGTTCTCAAATGCCTCAAGAGCGGAAAGGTTGATTCCGATGATTGTCTTAGAGTTTCTGCATTTGAAACCTCTCTTTGGCAATCTTCTGTATAACGGCATCTGACCACCTTCAAAACCTGGTCTCGGAGCTCCGGAACGAGCTTTCTGTCCCTTGTGTCCCTTACCAGCAGTCTTACCGTTTCCTGAACCGTGTCCACGTCCTCTTCTGAAATTATCGCTATGTGCAGAACCTGCTGCTGCCTGTAAATTGGATAAGTCCATTACTGACACCTCCTTATCTTATTATTAGATCTCTTCTACCTTTACATAAGGTGCTACTTTACGAAGTGCACCTGCTGTTGCTGCATTATCCGGCAGCTCAACAGTTTTATATAACTTATTCAGTCCAAGTGCTTCGATTGTTTTTTTGTTCTTTGGAACAGCACCGATTGTAGATTTTACAAGTGTTACTTTTAATTTCTTATCTGCCATCTTAAAACTCCTCCTTAACCTACAATCTCTTCAACTGATTTTCCACGAAGTTTTGCAACTTCTTCCGGGGATTTTAACTGACTTAAAGCATTGATTGTTGCAAGAACAACGTTCTGCTTGTTGTTAGATCCCAGAGATTTTGTACGGATATTTTTAATACCAGCCAGCTCACATACGTTACGAGCAGGACCACCGGCGATGATACCAGTACCTTCTGGAGATTTCTTTAATAATACAGATGCACCTGTATGTTTTCCGGTAACATCATGTGTAACACTGCCAACCTCATCTAATTTTACAGTAATGAGTTTTTTCATAGCATCTTCTTTTCCTTTGCGGATTGCTTCCGGAATCTCGGATGCTTTTCCTAAGCCAGCACCAACATGGCCATTGCCGTCGCCGACAACAACTAAAGCTGTAAAACGGAAGTTACGTCCACCTTTAACAACTTTTGTTACACGTTTAATTGATACCACTTTTTCGTTTAATTCTAATTGACTAGCATCAATGATTTCACGTTTCATGTTTTGCGTTTCCTCCTATTAAAAGTCTAAACCAGCTTCTCTTGCTGCTTCGGCTAATGCCTTTACCTTACCTGCATATATAAAGCCGCCTCTATCAAAGACAACCGTTGAAATACCCTTGTCTAAAGCTTTCTTTGCAATAACAGTACCAAGCTTAGCTGCTGCTTCGACGTTATTGGTCTTCTCTAACTCTGCTTTTACATCCTTATCAAGTGTAGATGCAGAAACAAGTGTATTTCCAACTGTATCGTCAATAATCTGAGCGTACATATGATTATTACTTCTGAAAACAGCCAGACGTGGTCTCATCGCTGTACCTGCAAGATGATGACGCATTCTTCTATGTTTGTTTTCGCGAACTGCTGTTCTTGATTTCTTACTAACCATTTTTCGTCACTCCTTTAATTATTTCTTACCAGTCTTACCAACTTTACGTCTAATAACTTCATCAGCATATTTGATACCTTTTCCTTTGTAAGGCTCAGGTCTTCTCTTATCTCTGATTTCAGCTGCGTATTGGCCAACTTTTTCTTTATCGATACCAGATACAATGATTTTATTTCCATCAACTTTGGACTCAAGTCCTTCCGGATCTTCCATCTCAACCGGATGAGAATATCCTAAGTTCAGTGTGAGCACTTTACCAGCTTTAGAAGCTCTATAACCAACACCGTTAACCTCGAGTTCCTTGGTATATCCATTGGTAACACCAACAACCATGTTGTTGATCAGTGTTCTTGTTAATCCGTGTAAGGATTTCATTTTTTTCAAATCGTTAGGTCTTGTAACGATGATCTCGTCACCCTCTAATTTGATGTCCATCTCAGATGGAAGGGTTCTTTCCAGAGTTCCCTTAGGACCTTTTACAGTCACATGATTATTTTCTGCAATATCCACTGTAACACCAGCCGGAACTGCGATTGGCATTCTTCCTATACGTGACATGCCCGTACCTCCTAAAATTTTTTTCGACCATAGATCTTATGACCTGCGATCGTGAATGTATAATTGCGGCTTGCGCCGTAGTTACCTGATTCTTTAAGAACCTTCTCTCCCCGGTTGCGATAACCCGGAAGAATCGGAAGTTTAAATACTTCCGAAAAAACCGAAGATTCTTTTAATTTTGTCCGTCGAATGGCGGGCAAAATTTACCATACGAATGCTAATACTTCGCCGCCAACCTGAAGCTTTCTAGCCTCTTTATCAGTTACGATACCCTGGTTGGTAGAAAGGATTGCGATTCCTAAACCGCCAAGTACTCTTGGAAGCTCATCCTTGCCTGCGTATACACGAAGACCCGGTTTTGAGATTCTCTTAAGTCCTGTGATGATCTTCTCATTCTTATCTGCACCATATTTTAATGTGATGCGGATTGTTTTGAAGTTACCATCTTCAACGATATCATATTTTGCGATATATCCTTCATCTACAAGAATATCTGCGATTGCGATTTTCATTTTAGATGCCGGAACATCAACTGTATCATGTTTAGCAGTATTTGCATTACGGATTCTTGTAAGCATATCTGCGATTGGATCACTTGTTGTCATGATGTATATTTCCTCCTTTATTAAGTTACTGTGCCGCACATAGCGGACACAGCCGTCTGATTACCAGCTTGCTTTCTTAACGCCTGGTATCTGGCCTTTGTATGCTAATTCACGGAAACATACTCTGCAGATTCCGTATTTTCTTAAAACAGAATGTGGACGTCCACAAATTTTGCAACGTGTGTAAGCTCTGGTAGAGAACTTTGGTTTACGCTGCTGTTTTACTTTCATAGATGTTTTAGCCATTAAAATTCCCTCCTATTATTTGGCGAACGGCATATTGAACAATGTCAATAACTCACGAGCTTCTTCGTCTGTTTTTGCTGTGGTAACGAAAATGATATCCATACCACGAACTTTATCAACTTTATCATACTCGATCTCCGGGAAGATTAACTGCTCTTTGATACCAAGGGCATAGTTTCCACGGCCGTCAAATGCATTCGGGTTAACACCTCTGAAGTCACGTACACGCGGTAATGCAAGGTTGATTAAACGATCCATAAACTCGTACATCTTCTCGCCACGCAGTGTTGTCTTACAACCGATTGCCATTCCTTCTCTGATCTTGAAGTTTGCAATCGCGTTTTTAGCTTTTGTAGGAACTGCTTTCTGACCTGTGATTGTCTCCATATCTTTGATTGCAGCTTCTAATAATTTTGCGTTCTCTTTTGCTTCGCCAACGCCCATGTTTACAACGATCTTATCGAGCTTCGGCACTTCCATGATATTTTTATATCCAAATTTTTTGATCATAGCATCTACGATCTCATTCTGGTACTGTTCTTTAAGTCTGCTCAACTGTTTTGCCTCCTCTCTTCAATTAATCGATCACTTCGCCTGTTTTCTTTGCGAAACGTACTTTTTTATCTCCATCCATCTTGAAACCTACGCGGGTAGCTGTTCCTTTGTGAAGATACATAACGTTTGAAATGTCAACAGGTCCCTCCTGATGGATGATACCACCCTGCTGATTAGCCATGCTTGGTTTTGCATGTTTTGTCACCATGTTGATACCCTCTACCAGAACGGTATTGTTCTTTGTATTTACAGCAATAACTTTGCCTTCTTTGTCTTTATCTTTACCAGCGATCACTTTGACCATATCGCCTTTTTTAATTTTCATGGTTGCCATATCCTGGTCCTCCTACAATACTTCCGGAGCTAAGGAAACAATTTTCATGAACTGTTTCTCACGAAGCTCTCTTGCTACTGGTCCAAAAATACGTGTTCCTCTTGGAGTTTTGTCATCTTTAATAATAACTGCTGCGTTTTCATCAAATTTGATATAAGAACCGTCTTTACGACGTGCGCCTTTTACTGAACGAACAACTACAGCTTTTACGACATCACCTTTTTTAACAACACCGCCTGGTGTTGCCTCTTTGACCGTAGCAACTACTACATCACCAATATTCGCATATCTTCTAGTAGATCCACCCATAACACGAATAACGAGTAACTCTCTTGCTCCTGTGTTATCGGCTACCTTAAGTCTACTTTCCTGTTGTACCATGCTTGTAGCCTCCTTTAATTATTTTGCTCTTTCCATGATTTCTACAAGTCTCCATCTCTTATCTTTCGATAATGGTCTTGTCTCCATAACTTTTACTTTATCACCGATCTTACATTCGTTATTCTCGTCATGAGCTTTTAATTTGTATGTTTTCTTAACGATCTTGTTGTAAAGAGGATGTCTTACGTTATCCTGGATTGCAACAGTGATTGTTTTATCCATCTTGTCGCTTACAACAATACCAACACGTGTTTTTCTAAGATTTCTTTCTTCCACGACCGATTAATCTCCTTTCTGGAATCCTACTGCGCAACTTTTTCTTTCTCAGTAATGATTGTCTGAATTCTTGCAATATTCTTTCTTACTTCTTTGATTCTGCTTGTGTTGTCCAGCTGATTCGTTGCGTTCTGGAATCTCAAATTGAAAAGTTCTTTTTTAGCTTCTACTAACTGCGCATTTAAGTCTGTTACAGACTGGCCTTTTAATTCTTCTAAATATTTACTAGTTTTCATTTGATACACCGCCTTCTAAATCTGCACGTGAAACTACTTTACATTTGCAAGGTAATTTGTGTGTAGCAAGACGTAACGCTTCTTTCGCAACGTCTTCCGGAACACCGGAGATTTCAAATAATACACGACCTGGTTTCACAACGGCTACCCAGTACTCTGGAGCACCCTTTCCTTTACCCATACGAACACCCATAGGTTTATGAGTAATTGGTTTCTCTGGGAAAATTTTGATCCAAACTTTACCACCACGTTTGATATATCTTGTCATCGCAACACGGGCTGCCTCGATCTGATTTGCTTTGATCCAGCATGGCTCAGTTGAAATAATACCGTACTCACCATAAGTGATCGTATTACCTCTTGTTGCCTTTCCGCTCATAGAACCACGGAACTGTTTACGATGTTTTACTCTCTTTGGCATTAACATTACTGTACTCCTCCTTCCTTATTAGCTCTTGTCGGAAGTACCTCGCCTTTGTAGATCCAAACCTTAACACCAACTTTACCGTAGGTTGTATCTGCCTCAGCGAATCCATAATCAATATCAGCTCTTAATGTCTGAAGCGGAATAGTTCCCTCTGAATAGAACTCTGTACGAGCCATATCAGCACCGCCAAGACGTCCGGAACAGGATGTTTTGATTCCCTTTGCTCCTGATTTCATGGTTCTTCCCATGCAGGATTTCATTGCTCTACGGAAAGAAACACGGTTCTCTAACTGTAATGCAATGTTCTCAGCTACTAACTGAGCATCACGATCCGGTCTTTTAACTTCTTTGATATCAACAACTAATTTCTTATCTGTGAATTTCTGAACTTCGCCTTTGATCTTCTCGATCTCAGCTCCGCCTTTTCCGATTACTACACCCGGTTTAGCTGTGTAGATAATAACTTTCACACGGTCAGATGCTCTCTCGATCTCGATCTTAGAAACACCTGCTGCATATAATTTCTTTTTCAGACATGTTCTGATATTGTAATCTTCTACTAAGAAATCTGCAAAATCTGCTTCCGCATACCATTTAGAGTCCCAGTCTTTGATAACGCCGACTCTTAAGCCATGTGGATTAACTTTCTGTCCCATATTTGACCTCCTTATTTCTCGTCAAGCACGATTGTGATGTGGCTCATTCTCTTCTCGATTCTGTAAGCTCTACCCTGTGCTCTCGGTCTGATTCTCTTCATTGTCGGTCCTTTATTTGCGTAGCACTCTGCAACATAAAGGTTTTCTGCTTTCATTCCATTGTTGTTCTCAGCGTTTGCGATTGCTGACTCTAATAATTTCTTTACTAAGCTTGAAGCATATCTCGGATTGTATGTTACGATAGCCAATGCTGTCTGAACATCCTTTCCACGGATTGCATCTAACACGAAACAAGCTTTCTGAACAGACACTCTTGCGTAAGATAACTTAGCGGAAGGTCTGGTATCTTTTACTTCATTTCTCTCTCTTTTAATCTGACTTCTATGTCCCTTAGCCATGGATGAAACCTCCTTTCAAATATCTTATCTAACGCCTGATTTCTTTTCGTCTTTTCCATGTCCTCTGTAAGTTCTTGTTGCAACGAACTCACCAAGTTTATGTCCAACCATATCCTCTGTTACATATACAGGTACATGTTTTCTTCCGTCATGAACAGCGATGGTATGACCAACGAACTGAGGGAAGATTGTAGAACGACGTGACCATGTCTTAATAACAGATTTGTCACCAGATGCATTCATAGCGTCTACTTTTTTCAGCAGGCTTGCATCAGCGAATGGTCCTTTTTTTAATGAACGAGCCATAATTTACCTCCTATTTTGTCAGTCCCCTTTACACACTGCCGTGTGTTTCCTCGGACTCCGAACATCTTGTTTATTATATCAGAGATTACCGGAAGAAGCAAGTAAAACTTCTCCCGGTTTTCCAATTTTTTATTATTTTTTTCAAAGACCGGAAGAAGCCGTCTCTTATCTCTCCCCGGATCACCGTTGTGAACCGGAAGAAACCGTCCTTGCTTCTTCCAAGCCTTAAAATAAGCGCCAGCTTATTTTAAGGCTTTTCCGTCTCTACGTCTTACGATCAGCTTGTTAGAAGATTTATTCTTCTTTCTAGTCTTAAGACCAAGAGCAGGTTTACCCCAAGGAGTACATGGGCCTGGACGTCCGATCGGAGCACGTCCTTCACCACCTCCGTGTGGATGGTCATTCGGGTTCATAACAGAACCGCGGACTGTTGGGCGAACGCCCATATGACGTTTACGTCCTGCTTTACCGATGTTAACCAAGTTGTGGTCACCGTTTCCGATAACACCGATGGTTGCGCGGCATTTTAAAGGTACCATACGCATCTCGCCTGAAGGAAGACGAAGTGTTGCATATTTTCCTTCTTTTGCCATTAACTGAGCGCTCATACCAGCGGAACGAACTAACTGTCCGCCCTTGCCCGGATATAACTCAACGTTGTGTACCTGAGTACCGACTGGGATATTCTCAAGCGGTAAGCAGTTACCAACACGAACTTCTGCTGTTGCACCACTCATAACAGTCATTCCGTCTGTTAATCCCTGTGGAGCAAGGATATAAGCTTTCTCACCATCTGCGTAGCAGATTAAAGCGATGTTAGCTGTTCTGTTCGGATCGTACTCGATTCCGACTACTTTAGCCGGGATTCCATCTTTACCGTTTCTCTTGAAATCGATAACTCTGTATTTTCTTCTGTTTCCACCACCATGGTGTCTTACAGTGATTTTACCCTGATTGTTACGACCAGCATTCTTCTTTAAAGAAGTTACCAGAGATTTTTCCGGAGTTGTTTTTGTGATCTCGGAGAAATCAGAGCCAGTCATATTTCTTCTGGAAGGTGTATATGGGTTATATGTCTTAATTCCCATTGTTGTTCTCCTTTCGATGTTTGTTATCGCGCATCGCTGCGCTTAGGTTGCAATCGAACGTTGTTTTTCTTACAGACCAGCGAAGATCTCGATGTCTTTGCTGTCTTCTGTTAACTGTACGATAGCTTTCTTTGTCTTAGCAGTTTTTCCGTAAACCATTCCACGTCTTTTATTTTTTCCGTCCATGTTCATGGTATTAACGCTGGCAACTTTTGTGCCTTCGAACATTTTTTCAACTGCTTCTTTAATCATGGTCTTGTTTGCTTCCGGATGAACTAAGAAAGTATATTTCTTCTCAGCCATAGCTGCCATGGATTTCTCGGTGATAACCGGTTTGAGGATTACATCATAATACTGTACGTTTGCCATTATGCATACACCTCCTCGATAGTCTTAACAGCGTCTTTTGTTACAACAACTGTATCATATTTTAATACATCAAATACGTTTAACTCGTTTGTCTGAGCAGTTTTAACAGTCGGAACATTGCTTGCAGATTTGATCACGTTTGTATCCATATCGTTTAATACAACTAATGCTTTCTCAACTTTTAAGTTGTTCAGAACCTGAACGAAGTTCTTTGTTTTGATAGAGTCAAGTTTTAACTCGTCAACAACGATGAACTTGCTCTCATTTACTCTGGATGTGAGTGCAGATTTTAATGCTGCTCTCTTCTCTTTTTTGTTTAATTTGAAAGAGTAGTCTCTTGGTACCGGAGCAAATACAACTCCACCATGAGTCCACTGTGGAGCTCTTGTTGAACCCTGTCTTGCATGACCGGTTCCTTTCTGTCTCCATGGTTTTCTACCACCACCGCGAACTTCAGAACGTGTTTTTGCTTTCTGAGTTCCCTGACGGTTATTTGCAAGCTGCTGAAGTACTGCCATGTGTACGAGATGCTCGTTAACTTCTACTCCGAAAACAGCATCGTTTAACTCCAGGCTTCCTACTTCTTTGCCTTCCATATTATAAACAGCTACGTTAGCCATTGTTGTTTCCTCCTTTCCTATCTAGCACTATTTACCTGCTTTTACAGTTTCTTTGATTGTTACCATGCATTTCTTAGCGCCTGGTACAGCACCTTTTACTAAGAGCAGGTTGTTCTCAGCGTCAACTCTTACAACTTCAAGATTCTGTGTTGTAACTTTTACGCTTCCCATATGTCCAGGCATTCCTTTTCCCTTGAATACACGGCTCGGTGAAGAACATGCACCGTTGGAACCCTGATGACGATGGAATTTAGAACCATGAGCCATAGGACCTCTATGCTGTCCTAATCTCTTGATAGCGCCCTGGAAACCTTTACCTTTGGAAATTGCAGTAGCGTCGATTTTGTCGCCCTCTGCAAAGATATCAGCTTTGATAACATCTCCAAGTTTGTACTCGTCTGCGTTCTCAAATTTGAACTCTCTGACGTATCTCTTTCCGGATACACCAGCTTTTGCAAAGTGTCCCATCTGAGCTTTGTTTACGCCATGTCTGTTTCTGATTTCTTTCTTACCATTTGCATCTTTGCTGACAACTTTTTCTTTCTTGTCTGCATATGCAACCTGAACTGCGCTGTATCCGTCGTTCTCCACAGTTTTGATCTGTGTTACGGAGCAAGGACCAGCTTCCAATACAGTAACCGGCACTAATACGCCGTCTGCGTTGAAGATTTGAGTCATTCCGACTTTTGTTGCTAAAATCGCTTTCTTCATTCTTTTACCTCCTGTTTACTCTACAGCGGAACGCTTCATGCCCATCGATGTGGGGTAGCGGAACCGTTCATCCTAGAAAGTCCATATAAGTGGATGTGGAAAACCACATAGAATGGAGGCTGATGCCGAACATTCTTTGCTTCTATATAAAACCCTTCAGGATATTAACAAATTTGTTTGAAGAATTATTTATTCTTCATTTTGATATCGATGTATACACCAGCCGGCATCTCTAAACGAGATAAAGCATCAACTGTTTTCTGAGTTGGTGTTACGATATCGATCAGTCTTTTATGAGTTCTCTGCTCGAACTGCTCGCGTGAATCCTTATATTTGTGAGTCGCTCTTAAGATAGTAACTACTTCCTTCTTAGTAGGAAGAGGTACCGGTCCGCTCACCTGTGATCCGTTCTTCTTTACAGTCTCGATGATTTTTTTTGCTGATGAATCTACTAATTCGTGATCATAAGCTTTTAATGTGATTCTCATTACTTGACTTGCCATAAAAAAAGTCGCCTCCTTTTCGCACTTTTGCAAGCGATAAACTCGCTTTGGTACGACAAGCGGTGACTGCACACATTCCCGTGCGTATCATGAGCTTTTACCCATAAAAAGAAACTTCTCCGCACCATCGAATGCTAGGAGTTCTTCTGACAGCCTTCCGGTCTGCCCGCACGTTGTTTCTACTTTGTAGATGTTACTCGTATACAGTGACTTGTCGCCAGTTTCCTAACTTGACATTCGCTCCACGGAAAACCTGCCATATCGGCAGCAACCTCACGCTTCTACGCTATCAATGTCACAGCACTGCTTAGTATATACGATAATTTTGAGAAATGCAAGTATTTTTTCCATTTTTCTTTCATATTTTTTTGCGGGTTTCTTTGTCAATGTAACCCCCGTCTTTCCCTGCCACTCTTTCCTTTTTTATTCTGCTAATGTTTTATACTTTTTGTGGCTTTTCTGTGCGCATATGATATAATGAACGCAAGTGAGTCAACATGCCTGCATGATTGACGAACGGTGAATTGGAACATGTGCTGGTTTTGCACATGCTATAATGTGCGTAAGTAATGAGCAGTGCCAAATGAGTGAAAAACAAAAAATGACTGCTTGCAGGCACTTTTTTGTTTTTTGCTCATTTGATAGGGCGGTGCTAGGTGCCGGTGGCACCTGTTTAGCACGGACCGAAGTGGAACGTAGATGCCCGTCAGACCAGGAAATCTCTGATTTTCCGGTCTGGCACTGCGTACTCAAGTACATTCAAATCAGACTATTATTAGAGGAGTTAC
This window encodes:
- the secY gene encoding preprotein translocase subunit SecY; the protein is MLETLRNAFKIKDIRNRIIFTFLMLVVIRIGSQLPIPGVNNELFSNWFASQTADGMGFFDAITGGSFYNMSIFALNITPYITSSIIMQLLTIAIPKLEEMQRDGEEGRKKIAEITRYLTVALALIEAIAMAISFKRGQMLQSDGILTIIMVIFTLTAGSAVLMWIGERITEKGVGNGISIVLTINIISRVPNDMGTLYQQFITGKSIPKGILAAVIIIAIIVAMVVFVVFLQGGERRIPVQYSKKIQGRKQVGGQSTYIPLKVNTGGVIPVIFAQSLLQTPVIIASLLGKGNGTGIGSKILKGMSQSNWCNPKEPVYSIGLVVYIVLIIAFAYFYTSITFNPLEIANNMKKAGGFIPGIRPGKPTSDYLNRMLNYIVFIGAVALAFIAFVPIFFNGVFGADVSFGGTSIIIIVGVVIETLKQIESQMRVRYYKGFLND
- the rplO gene encoding 50S ribosomal protein L15; translated protein: MDLSNLQAAAGSAHSDNFRRGRGHGSGNGKTAGKGHKGQKARSGAPRPGFEGGQMPLYRRLPKRGFKCRNSKTIIGINLSALEAFENDSVVSVETLIEAGIVKNPRDGVKILGNGELTKKLTVQANAFSAAAKEKIEALGGKAEVI
- the rpmD gene encoding 50S ribosomal protein L30 yields the protein MADKKLKVTLVKSTIGAVPKNKKTIEALGLNKLYKTVELPDNAATAGALRKVAPYVKVEEI
- the rpsE gene encoding 30S ribosomal protein S5, which produces MKREIIDASQLELNEKVVSIKRVTKVVKGGRNFRFTALVVVGDGNGHVGAGLGKASEIPEAIRKGKEDAMKKLITVKLDEVGSVTHDVTGKHTGASVLLKKSPEGTGIIAGGPARNVCELAGIKNIRTKSLGSNNKQNVVLATINALSQLKSPEEVAKLRGKSVEEIVG
- the rplR gene encoding 50S ribosomal protein L18 — protein: MVSKKSRTAVRENKHRRMRHHLAGTAMRPRLAVFRSNNHMYAQIIDDTVGNTLVSASTLDKDVKAELEKTNNVEAAAKLGTVIAKKALDKGISTVVFDRGGFIYAGKVKALAEAAREAGLDF
- the rplF gene encoding 50S ribosomal protein L6 gives rise to the protein MSRIGRMPIAVPAGVTVDIAENNHVTVKGPKGTLERTLPSEMDIKLEGDEIIVTRPNDLKKMKSLHGLTRTLINNMVVGVTNGYTKELEVNGVGYRASKAGKVLTLNLGYSHPVEMEDPEGLESKVDGNKIIVSGIDKEKVGQYAAEIRDKRRPEPYKGKGIKYADEVIRRKVGKTGKK
- the rpsH gene encoding 30S ribosomal protein S8 is translated as MTTSDPIADMLTRIRNANTAKHDTVDVPASKMKIAIADILVDEGYIAKYDIVEDGNFKTIRITLKYGADKNEKIITGLKRISKPGLRVYAGKDELPRVLGGLGIAILSTNQGIVTDKEARKLQVGGEVLAFVW
- a CDS encoding type Z 30S ribosomal protein S14, which translates into the protein MAKTSMKVKQQRKPKFSTRAYTRCKICGRPHSVLRKYGICRVCFRELAYKGQIPGVKKASW
- the rplE gene encoding 50S ribosomal protein L5, encoding MSRLKEQYQNEIVDAMIKKFGYKNIMEVPKLDKIVVNMGVGEAKENAKLLEAAIKDMETITGQKAVPTKAKNAIANFKIREGMAIGCKTTLRGEKMYEFMDRLINLALPRVRDFRGVNPNAFDGRGNYALGIKEQLIFPEIEYDKVDKVRGMDIIFVTTAKTDEEARELLTLFNMPFAK
- the rplX gene encoding 50S ribosomal protein L24, whose product is MATMKIKKGDMVKVIAGKDKDKEGKVIAVNTKNNTVLVEGINMVTKHAKPSMANQQGGIIHQEGPVDISNVMYLHKGTATRVGFKMDGDKKVRFAKKTGEVID
- the rplN gene encoding 50S ribosomal protein L14, with protein sequence MVQQESRLKVADNTGARELLVIRVMGGSTRRYANIGDVVVATVKEATPGGVVKKGDVVKAVVVRSVKGARRKDGSYIKFDENAAVIIKDDKTPRGTRIFGPVARELREKQFMKIVSLAPEVL
- the rpsQ gene encoding 30S ribosomal protein S17, with the translated sequence MEERNLRKTRVGIVVSDKMDKTITVAIQDNVRHPLYNKIVKKTYKLKAHDENNECKIGDKVKVMETRPLSKDKRWRLVEIMERAK
- the rpmC gene encoding 50S ribosomal protein L29 yields the protein MKTSKYLEELKGQSVTDLNAQLVEAKKELFNLRFQNATNQLDNTSRIKEVRKNIARIQTIITEKEKVAQ
- the rplP gene encoding 50S ribosomal protein L16, with translation MLMPKRVKHRKQFRGSMSGKATRGNTITYGEYGIISTEPCWIKANQIEAARVAMTRYIKRGGKVWIKIFPEKPITHKPMGVRMGKGKGAPEYWVAVVKPGRVLFEISGVPEDVAKEALRLATHKLPCKCKVVSRADLEGGVSNEN
- the rpsC gene encoding 30S ribosomal protein S3; this encodes MGQKVNPHGLRVGVIKDWDSKWYAEADFADFLVEDYNIRTCLKKKLYAAGVSKIEIERASDRVKVIIYTAKPGVVIGKGGAEIEKIKGEVQKFTDKKLVVDIKEVKRPDRDAQLVAENIALQLENRVSFRRAMKSCMGRTMKSGAKGIKTSCSGRLGGADMARTEFYSEGTIPLQTLRADIDYGFAEADTTYGKVGVKVWIYKGEVLPTRANKEGGVQ
- the rplV gene encoding 50S ribosomal protein L22, with the protein product MAKGHRSQIKRERNEVKDTRPSAKLSYARVSVQKACFVLDAIRGKDVQTALAIVTYNPRYASSLVKKLLESAIANAENNNGMKAENLYVAECYANKGPTMKRIRPRAQGRAYRIEKRMSHITIVLDEK
- the rpsS gene encoding 30S ribosomal protein S19; protein product: MARSLKKGPFADASLLKKVDAMNASGDKSVIKTWSRRSTIFPQFVGHTIAVHDGRKHVPVYVTEDMVGHKLGEFVATRTYRGHGKDEKKSGVR
- the rplB gene encoding 50S ribosomal protein L2 gives rise to the protein MGIKTYNPYTPSRRNMTGSDFSEITKTTPEKSLVTSLKKNAGRNNQGKITVRHHGGGNRRKYRVIDFKRNGKDGIPAKVVGIEYDPNRTANIALICYADGEKAYILAPQGLTDGMTVMSGATAEVRVGNCLPLENIPVGTQVHNVELYPGKGGQLVRSAGMSAQLMAKEGKYATLRLPSGEMRMVPLKCRATIGVIGNGDHNLVNIGKAGRKRHMGVRPTVRGSVMNPNDHPHGGGEGRAPIGRPGPCTPWGKPALGLKTRKKNKSSNKLIVRRRDGKALK